Proteins encoded within one genomic window of Variovorax sp. OAS795:
- a CDS encoding [protein-PII] uridylyltransferase: MIEPAKIDVATLREAYRAKKLALFDTLRFARAPTRSVHTVLRQLSALADQTLCALWQEADFGDALSLAAVGGYGRGELFPYSDVDVLLLLPPEGHASEIDPARIEAFIGHCWDAGLEIGSSVRTVEECLAEAEKDVTVQTSLLESRLVAGDKKLFVAFRRRFARAIDPQAFFVAKSQEMRHRHQKYDSTPYALEPNCKESPGGLRDLQTILWMTKAAGFGNRWDDLAKNGLATSFEAQQIKRNEALLSLIRARLHVIAKRREDRLVFDLQTAVAASFGYESESQRKSSEALMRRYYWAAKAVSQLNQILLLNIAERLQPVDEQHTPINERFYERSGLIEIASDDLYEREPHAILETFLLYQKTIGVQGLSARTLRALYNARHVMDSKFRNDPVNHETFMRIMLQPYGITHAFRLMNQTSVLGRYLRVFRSIVGQMQHDLFHVYTVDQHILMVLRNVRRFFIAEHAHEYPFCSQLAAGWDKPWILYVAALFHDIAKGRGGDHSTLGARDVQRFCKQHGIAREDAKLIEFLVAEHLVMSQVAQKQDLSDPEVIGAFARRVGNERYLTALYLLTVADIRGTSPRVWNAWKGKLLEDLYRYTLRALGGRMPDPDAEVESRKREALVQLALHAQRFEAHKALWDTLDVGYFMRHDATEIAWHAKQLSRFVPPPNVPVDPKAPPVVRAHLSPVGEGLQVVVYTPDQPDLFARICGYFDQSSFSILDAKVHTASNGYALDTFQVVTTFQPDHYRDLISMVESGLAQTLTEAGPLPAPSVGRVSRRVRSFPIKPRISLLPDDKAQRWLLNISASDRAGLLYSVARVLARHHLNLQLAKVTTLGERVEDTFLISGPELQGQKTQLAIETDLMEALAS; this comes from the coding sequence GTGATCGAACCAGCCAAGATCGACGTCGCCACGCTGCGCGAAGCCTATCGCGCGAAGAAGCTGGCGCTGTTCGACACCCTGCGCTTTGCGCGCGCGCCCACCCGCAGCGTCCACACCGTGCTGCGCCAGCTGTCGGCGCTGGCCGACCAGACGTTGTGCGCGCTCTGGCAGGAAGCCGACTTCGGCGACGCGCTCTCGCTGGCAGCAGTTGGAGGCTATGGCCGCGGCGAGCTGTTTCCGTACTCCGACGTCGACGTGCTGCTGCTGCTGCCGCCCGAGGGCCACGCCAGCGAAATCGATCCGGCGCGCATCGAGGCGTTCATCGGCCATTGCTGGGATGCAGGGCTTGAGATCGGCTCCAGCGTGCGCACGGTCGAAGAGTGCCTGGCCGAGGCCGAGAAGGACGTCACGGTCCAGACCTCGCTGCTCGAATCGCGCCTGGTCGCCGGCGACAAGAAGCTGTTCGTGGCGTTCCGCAGGCGCTTTGCGAGGGCGATCGATCCGCAGGCATTCTTCGTCGCCAAGTCGCAGGAGATGCGGCACCGCCACCAGAAGTACGACAGCACGCCCTACGCCCTGGAGCCCAACTGCAAGGAATCTCCCGGCGGCCTGCGCGACCTGCAGACCATCCTGTGGATGACCAAGGCCGCGGGTTTCGGCAACCGCTGGGACGACCTGGCCAAGAACGGCCTGGCCACCTCCTTCGAGGCGCAGCAGATCAAGCGCAACGAAGCCCTGCTCTCGCTGATCCGGGCGCGCCTGCATGTGATTGCCAAGCGCCGCGAAGACCGCCTGGTGTTCGACCTGCAGACGGCCGTGGCCGCGAGCTTCGGCTACGAAAGCGAATCGCAGCGCAAGTCGAGCGAGGCGCTGATGCGGCGCTACTACTGGGCCGCCAAGGCGGTGTCGCAGCTCAACCAGATCCTGCTGCTCAACATCGCGGAGCGGCTGCAGCCGGTGGACGAGCAGCACACGCCGATCAACGAGCGCTTCTACGAGCGCTCCGGCCTGATCGAGATCGCGAGCGACGATCTCTACGAGCGCGAGCCGCACGCGATTCTCGAGACCTTTCTGCTCTACCAGAAGACCATCGGCGTCCAGGGCCTCTCGGCCCGGACGCTGCGCGCGCTCTACAACGCGCGCCACGTGATGGACAGCAAGTTCCGCAACGACCCGGTCAACCACGAGACCTTCATGCGCATCATGCTGCAGCCCTACGGCATCACGCATGCGTTCCGGCTCATGAACCAGACCTCGGTGCTGGGGCGCTACCTGCGGGTGTTCCGCAGCATCGTCGGGCAGATGCAGCATGACCTGTTCCACGTCTACACGGTGGACCAGCACATCCTGATGGTGCTGCGCAACGTGCGGCGCTTCTTCATCGCCGAGCACGCGCACGAATACCCGTTCTGCTCGCAGCTCGCGGCCGGCTGGGACAAGCCGTGGATCCTGTATGTGGCCGCGCTCTTCCACGACATTGCCAAGGGCCGCGGCGGCGACCACTCGACGCTGGGCGCGCGCGACGTGCAGCGCTTCTGCAAGCAGCATGGCATTGCGCGCGAAGATGCCAAGCTGATCGAGTTCCTGGTGGCCGAGCACCTGGTGATGAGCCAGGTGGCGCAGAAGCAGGACCTGAGCGACCCGGAGGTGATCGGCGCCTTCGCCAGGCGCGTGGGCAACGAGCGCTACCTCACGGCGCTCTACCTGCTCACGGTGGCCGACATCCGCGGCACGTCGCCGCGCGTGTGGAATGCCTGGAAGGGCAAGCTGCTCGAAGACCTGTACCGCTACACCCTGCGCGCGCTCGGCGGGCGCATGCCCGACCCGGACGCCGAGGTCGAATCGCGCAAGCGCGAAGCGCTGGTGCAACTGGCGCTGCATGCCCAGCGTTTCGAGGCCCACAAGGCGCTCTGGGACACGCTCGACGTGGGCTACTTCATGCGCCACGATGCCACCGAGATCGCGTGGCACGCCAAGCAGCTTTCGCGATTCGTGCCGCCGCCCAACGTGCCGGTCGATCCCAAGGCGCCGCCGGTGGTGCGGGCGCACCTGTCACCCGTGGGCGAAGGCCTCCAGGTGGTGGTCTACACGCCCGACCAGCCCGACCTGTTCGCGCGCATCTGCGGGTACTTCGACCAGTCGTCCTTCAGCATCCTGGACGCGAAGGTGCACACCGCGAGCAACGGCTATGCGCTCGACACCTTCCAGGTGGTGACCACGTTCCAGCCTGACCACTACCGCGACCTCATCAGCATGGTCGAGTCGGGCCTCGCGCAGACACTGACCGAAGCCGGCCCCTTGCCAGCGCCGAGCGTCGGACGCGTGTCGCGCCGCGTGCGCAGCTTCCCGATCAAGCCGCGCATCAGCCTCTTGCCCGACGACAAGGCGCAGCGCTGGCTGCTCAACATCTCGGCGAGCGACCGCGCGGGACTCCTGTATTCGGTGGCGCGCGTGCTTGCGCGGCACCACCTGAACCTGCAACTGGCCAAGGTGACCACGCTCGGCGAGCGCGTGGAAGACACCTTCCTGATCAGCGGGCCCGAACTCCAGGGCCAGAAGACGCAGCTGGCCATCGAGACCGACCTGATGGAAGCGCTGGCCTCGTAG
- the pgm gene encoding phosphoglucomutase (alpha-D-glucose-1,6-bisphosphate-dependent), with the protein MSQKTNPLAGQPAPLALLVNVPRLVSAYYSGRPDASVAAQRVAFGTSGHRGSSFDNAFNEWHVLAMSQAIADYRRQKGIDGPLFLGIDTHALSTPAFNSAVEVLAANGVELMLSKDDEYTPTPAVSHAILVYNRGRTTGLADGIVITPSHNPPESGGFKYNPPNGGPAGTDITSAVEAAGNAFLASGLQGVKRLPLAQALRASTTHRHDYLNTYVEDLGQVLDMAAIRGVPVDLGVDPLGGAGVHYWPAIAERYKLDRLSVLSQEVDPTFRFMSLDWDGRIRMDPSSPDAMHKLIALKDRFGIAFACDTDHDRHGVVARSTGLMQPNSYLAVMIDYLYTHRPDWPAHAAVGKTVVSSQMIDRVTARLGRRLHEVPVGFKWFVDGLVDGSLGFGGEESAGATFLRFDGSAWTTDKDGIVPALLSAEIAARTGRDPGERYAGLTEALGQPVSDRVDAAATVEQKKKLSNLSPKQVSSTELAGDKIEAVLSHAPGNGAAIGGVKVVTQNGWFAARPSGTENIYKIYGESFKGAEHLGRILEEAQQLVDKALSAG; encoded by the coding sequence ATGAGCCAGAAAACCAATCCCCTCGCAGGCCAGCCCGCCCCGCTGGCGCTGCTCGTCAATGTTCCGCGCCTCGTGTCCGCCTACTACTCGGGCCGGCCGGATGCATCGGTCGCGGCGCAGCGCGTGGCCTTCGGCACGTCGGGGCATCGCGGCTCCTCGTTCGACAACGCATTCAACGAATGGCATGTGCTGGCGATGAGCCAGGCCATCGCCGACTACCGGCGGCAAAAAGGCATCGATGGGCCGCTGTTCCTCGGCATCGACACGCATGCGCTTTCCACGCCGGCCTTCAACAGCGCGGTGGAAGTGCTCGCGGCCAACGGCGTCGAGCTGATGCTGTCGAAGGACGACGAGTACACGCCCACGCCGGCCGTCTCGCACGCGATCCTGGTCTACAACCGCGGGCGCACCACAGGCCTGGCCGACGGCATCGTCATCACGCCTTCGCACAACCCGCCCGAAAGCGGCGGCTTCAAGTACAACCCGCCCAACGGCGGACCCGCGGGCACCGACATCACTTCCGCCGTCGAGGCAGCCGGCAACGCCTTTCTTGCCAGCGGATTGCAGGGCGTGAAGCGCCTGCCGCTCGCGCAGGCACTGCGTGCCTCGACCACGCACCGGCACGACTACCTGAACACCTATGTCGAAGACCTGGGTCAGGTGCTCGACATGGCGGCGATCCGCGGCGTGCCGGTCGACCTGGGCGTGGATCCGCTCGGCGGTGCGGGCGTGCACTACTGGCCGGCCATCGCCGAGCGCTACAAGCTCGATCGGCTCAGCGTGCTGAGCCAGGAGGTCGACCCGACCTTCCGCTTCATGTCGCTCGACTGGGACGGCCGCATCCGCATGGACCCTTCGTCGCCCGATGCGATGCACAAGCTGATCGCGCTGAAAGACCGTTTCGGCATCGCCTTCGCCTGCGACACCGACCACGACCGCCACGGCGTGGTCGCGCGCAGCACGGGCCTGATGCAGCCGAACAGCTATCTCGCCGTGATGATCGACTACCTCTACACGCACCGCCCCGATTGGCCGGCGCATGCGGCCGTGGGCAAGACGGTGGTGAGCAGCCAGATGATCGACCGCGTCACGGCCCGGCTCGGCCGCAGGCTCCACGAGGTGCCTGTGGGCTTCAAGTGGTTCGTCGACGGGCTGGTGGACGGATCGCTGGGCTTCGGCGGCGAGGAAAGCGCGGGCGCAACCTTCCTGCGCTTCGACGGCTCGGCGTGGACCACCGACAAGGATGGCATCGTCCCCGCCCTGCTCTCGGCCGAGATTGCCGCGCGCACCGGGCGCGACCCGGGCGAGCGCTATGCGGGTCTGACCGAGGCGCTGGGCCAGCCGGTGTCCGACCGTGTCGACGCGGCCGCCACGGTGGAACAGAAAAAGAAGCTGTCGAACCTGTCGCCCAAGCAGGTCAGCTCGACCGAACTGGCGGGCGACAAGATCGAGGCGGTGCTGAGCCATGCGCCGGGCAATGGCGCGGCCATCGGCGGCGTCAAGGTGGTCACGCAGAACGGCTGGTTCGCGGCGCGGCCCTCTGGCACTGAGAACATCTACAAGATCTACGGCGAGAGCTTCAAGGGTGCGGAGCACCTGGGGCGCATTCTCGAAGAGGCCCAGCAGCTGGTGGACAAGGCGCTGTCGGCCGGCTGA
- a CDS encoding amino acid ABC transporter permease yields MRNVAQGPIAWRSELWGSPLRALATVLLLAVLAWGGFYAVEWGVVHAVFRPDAEACRAIQHGACWGVVAEKWRPMLFGRFPYEEQWRPAIAVVVLSAVTVLSAWPRSWRWWLLPLWAVALLLFVLLMRGGVPGLSAVPTSRWGGLPLTIGLAVVGLALAFPLALLLALGRRSGWPVVRTLSASYIELVRGVPLISVLFMASFLLPLLWPAGWQPDVLVRVLAGLALFVAAYLAEIIRGGLQAVPRGQTEVAMALGFGRWPVQRDIVLPQALRLVVPALTNNVVGTLKDTSLVTVVGLFELTGALGLALGGDPTWRPFYLEGYLFIAAVYWVLCFGLSRYSVWLERRLGEGTR; encoded by the coding sequence ATGAGAAACGTCGCTCAGGGCCCGATCGCCTGGCGCAGCGAGCTCTGGGGTTCGCCGCTGCGTGCGTTGGCCACCGTGCTGCTGCTTGCGGTGCTCGCCTGGGGCGGTTTTTACGCGGTCGAATGGGGCGTCGTGCACGCGGTATTCCGGCCCGACGCCGAAGCCTGCCGCGCGATCCAGCATGGCGCGTGCTGGGGCGTGGTGGCCGAGAAATGGCGGCCGATGCTGTTTGGCCGCTTCCCCTATGAAGAGCAATGGCGCCCCGCCATTGCCGTGGTCGTGCTCTCTGCCGTCACGGTGCTCAGCGCCTGGCCGCGCAGCTGGCGCTGGTGGCTGCTGCCGCTCTGGGCGGTGGCGCTGCTGCTCTTCGTGCTGCTGATGCGCGGCGGCGTGCCCGGCTTGAGCGCCGTCCCGACGAGCCGCTGGGGCGGATTGCCGCTCACCATCGGGCTTGCGGTGGTGGGCCTGGCGCTGGCGTTTCCGCTGGCGCTGCTGCTGGCGCTCGGGCGCCGCTCGGGCTGGCCGGTGGTTCGCACGCTGAGCGCCAGCTACATCGAGCTGGTGCGCGGGGTTCCGCTCATCTCCGTGCTGTTCATGGCCTCGTTCCTGCTGCCGCTGCTCTGGCCCGCAGGGTGGCAGCCCGATGTGCTGGTGCGCGTGCTCGCGGGCTTGGCACTGTTCGTGGCAGCCTACCTGGCCGAGATCATCCGGGGCGGGCTGCAAGCCGTGCCGCGCGGGCAGACCGAGGTGGCGATGGCGCTGGGCTTCGGCCGCTGGCCCGTGCAGCGCGACATCGTGCTGCCGCAGGCTTTGCGGCTCGTGGTGCCCGCACTGACCAACAACGTGGTGGGCACGCTGAAAGACACCTCGCTGGTCACCGTGGTGGGTCTGTTCGAGCTCACCGGCGCATTGGGGCTGGCGCTCGGCGGCGACCCGACCTGGCGGCCGTTCTACCTGGAGGGCTACCTCTTCATTGCGGCGGTGTACTGGGTGCTGTGCTTCGGGCTCTCGCGCTACAGCGTGTGGCTCGAGCGGCGGCTGGGAGAGGGCACGCGCTGA
- the map gene encoding type I methionyl aminopeptidase, whose amino-acid sequence MSITYKDAAGIEAMRVACRLASEVLDYLTPFIKPGITTNDVDRLAAEYMVKQGTTSATVGYMGASSVPFPKSLCTSVNHVVCHGIPNDKPLKKGDIMNVDVTVIKDGWFGDNSRMYVIGDASIAAKRLCHITFEAMWHGILQVRPGAHLGDVGYAIQKFAEGQGFSVVREFCGHGVGQRFHEEPQVLHYGRPGTLEELKPGMIFTIEPMINAGKREVKEDFRGGQYDGWTIVTRDHSLSAQWEHTVLVTETGYEVLTLSEGSPPLPSFVTSTKT is encoded by the coding sequence ATGAGCATTACCTACAAAGACGCCGCAGGCATCGAAGCCATGCGGGTCGCCTGCCGCCTGGCTTCCGAGGTGCTGGACTACCTCACGCCGTTCATCAAGCCCGGCATCACCACCAACGATGTCGACCGGCTGGCCGCCGAATACATGGTCAAGCAGGGCACGACCTCGGCCACGGTGGGCTACATGGGCGCGAGCAGCGTGCCTTTCCCGAAGTCGCTGTGCACCTCGGTGAACCACGTGGTGTGCCACGGCATACCGAACGACAAGCCCTTGAAGAAGGGCGACATCATGAACGTCGACGTGACCGTCATCAAGGACGGCTGGTTCGGCGACAACAGCCGCATGTACGTCATCGGCGACGCTTCCATTGCCGCCAAGCGGCTGTGCCACATCACCTTCGAAGCCATGTGGCACGGCATCCTGCAGGTGCGCCCGGGCGCGCACCTGGGCGACGTGGGCTACGCGATCCAGAAGTTCGCCGAGGGCCAGGGCTTTTCGGTGGTGCGCGAGTTTTGCGGCCACGGCGTGGGCCAGCGCTTCCATGAGGAGCCGCAGGTGCTGCACTACGGCCGGCCGGGCACGCTGGAAGAGCTCAAGCCCGGCATGATCTTCACCATCGAGCCGATGATCAATGCCGGCAAGCGCGAGGTGAAGGAAGACTTCAGGGGCGGCCAGTACGACGGCTGGACCATCGTGACCCGCGACCATTCGCTGTCGGCGCAATGGGAGCACACGGTGCTGGTCACCGAAACGGGCTACGAGGTGCTCACGCTGTCCGAAGGCAGCCCGCCCCTGCCCTCGTTCGTCACTTCCACGAAAACGTGA
- a CDS encoding amino acid ABC transporter substrate-binding protein encodes MKSRFRPALAAAASVVALAAAAPAFAGKTLDAVKQRGTVKCGVTNGVAGFSAPDTQGNWSGLDVDTCRAIAAAVLGDAKKVDFVPLNSQQRFSALQAGEIDILARNTTWTLTRDASLGFNFTTITYYDGQGFLVPKKLKVTSAKQLKNATICTQSGTTNEKNVSDYFRAQNIPVKTVVFESFEASFKAFFSGRCQAFTTDASALAGLRNKEAPNPDDYVILPELISKEPLAPLVRRGDDEWFAIAKWVPNALIEAEEFGVTQANADELKASSKDPAQQRLVGTGEDLGKLLGLDKDWSFRAIKAVGNYGEMFERNVGPKSVLKLPRGSNNLWNKGGLIYAPPVR; translated from the coding sequence ATGAAGAGCCGATTCCGTCCCGCGCTGGCCGCGGCCGCCTCCGTCGTGGCGCTCGCCGCCGCCGCTCCCGCGTTTGCGGGCAAGACCCTCGATGCCGTCAAGCAGCGCGGCACCGTCAAGTGCGGCGTGACCAACGGCGTGGCCGGTTTTTCCGCGCCCGACACGCAGGGCAACTGGTCGGGCCTGGACGTGGACACCTGCCGTGCCATTGCCGCGGCCGTGCTGGGCGACGCGAAGAAGGTCGATTTCGTCCCGCTCAATTCGCAGCAGCGCTTCTCGGCCCTGCAGGCCGGCGAGATCGACATCCTCGCGCGCAACACCACCTGGACGCTGACGCGCGACGCATCGCTGGGCTTCAATTTCACGACCATCACCTACTACGACGGCCAGGGCTTCCTGGTGCCCAAGAAGCTCAAGGTCACCAGCGCCAAGCAACTCAAGAACGCCACCATCTGCACGCAGTCGGGCACCACCAACGAGAAGAACGTGTCGGACTACTTCCGCGCGCAGAACATCCCGGTCAAGACCGTCGTGTTCGAAAGCTTCGAGGCTTCCTTCAAGGCCTTCTTCTCGGGCCGCTGCCAGGCCTTTACCACCGACGCCTCGGCGCTCGCAGGCCTGCGCAACAAGGAAGCGCCCAACCCGGACGACTACGTCATCCTGCCCGAGCTGATCTCCAAGGAGCCGCTCGCGCCGCTGGTGCGCCGCGGCGACGACGAATGGTTCGCCATCGCCAAGTGGGTGCCCAATGCGCTCATCGAGGCCGAAGAGTTCGGTGTCACGCAGGCCAATGCCGACGAGCTCAAGGCCAGCAGCAAGGACCCGGCGCAGCAACGGCTGGTGGGCACCGGTGAAGACCTGGGCAAGCTGCTCGGCCTCGACAAGGACTGGTCGTTCCGCGCCATCAAGGCCGTGGGCAACTACGGCGAGATGTTCGAGCGCAACGTCGGTCCCAAGTCGGTGCTCAAGCTGCCGCGCGGCTCCAACAACCTCTGGAACAAGGGCGGCCTGATCTACGCACCCCCGGTTCGATGA
- a CDS encoding ABC transporter permease subunit (The N-terminal region of this protein, as described by TIGR01726, is a three transmembrane segment that identifies a subfamily of ABC transporter permease subunits, which specificities that include histidine, arginine, glutamine, glutamate, L-cystine (sic), the opines (in Agrobacterium) octopine and nopaline, etc.): MSGGASRRGAWLAWVVQALLVLAVVAGAAWVVHHALEVLRSRGVRSGFDFLAEPAGFSISEGWLDFDASQPFWRAFLAGLINTVRAAVPAAIFSVVLGTLIGIGRLAPHVLLRGICTAYVELLRNVPLLVQLLMLAFAIANLLPDPTEPVRLLPGVYLSKGGLSVPWPVSGEGGWWPTHFEWPEKGDFGVSGGAALSPEYVTIVAGLTFYSAAFVAEIVRAGILSVSQGQVLAGQALGLTTVQQLRIVILPQALRVIVPSLTNQLLSLTKNSSLAVAVGYPELVSVANTTIGSNGRAFECIAIIMAVYLLLSLVISFGMNRYNARVALRGWQ, translated from the coding sequence ATGAGCGGCGGGGCCTCGCGCCGCGGCGCCTGGCTGGCCTGGGTCGTCCAGGCGCTGCTGGTGCTGGCCGTGGTGGCCGGCGCCGCCTGGGTGGTGCACCATGCGCTCGAGGTGCTGCGCTCGCGCGGTGTGCGTTCGGGCTTCGACTTCCTGGCCGAGCCTGCGGGCTTTTCCATCAGTGAAGGCTGGCTCGACTTCGATGCCAGCCAGCCGTTCTGGCGCGCCTTCCTGGCGGGCCTGATCAACACGGTACGCGCCGCGGTGCCCGCCGCCATCTTTTCGGTCGTGCTCGGCACCTTGATCGGTATCGGACGTCTCGCGCCGCACGTGCTTCTGCGTGGCATCTGCACCGCCTATGTCGAACTGCTGCGCAACGTGCCGCTCCTGGTCCAATTGCTGATGCTGGCCTTTGCCATCGCCAACCTGCTGCCGGATCCGACCGAACCGGTGCGCCTGCTGCCGGGTGTGTACCTCAGCAAGGGCGGCCTCAGCGTCCCCTGGCCCGTGTCGGGCGAGGGCGGCTGGTGGCCCACGCATTTCGAGTGGCCCGAGAAGGGCGACTTCGGCGTGAGCGGCGGTGCGGCGCTGAGCCCCGAGTACGTGACCATCGTCGCGGGCCTGACTTTCTACTCGGCCGCCTTCGTGGCGGAGATCGTGCGCGCCGGCATCCTCTCGGTGTCGCAAGGGCAGGTGCTGGCGGGGCAGGCGCTGGGGCTCACGACGGTGCAGCAGCTTCGCATCGTGATCCTGCCGCAAGCGCTGCGCGTGATCGTGCCTTCGCTCACCAACCAGCTCTTGAGCCTCACGAAGAATTCGTCGCTCGCGGTGGCCGTGGGCTATCCGGAACTGGTGTCGGTCGCCAACACCACCATCGGTTCGAACGGCCGCGCCTTCGAGTGCATTGCCATCATCATGGCGGTCTACCTGCTGCTGTCGCTCGTGATCTCGTTCGGCATGAACCGCTACAACGCACGCGTGGCACTGCGAGGGTGGCAATGA